The following are encoded in a window of Magnetospirillum sp. 15-1 genomic DNA:
- a CDS encoding ATP-binding protein, with the protein MSQGSDRNTGRRRMDQAANLLVRATEALLQASDELELLEQICLIGAEAGHCLAWIGYAGQPPERKVTVMARAGLAADYLDDLALSWNDDEAGQGPTGIAIRSGQPYVLADTRSDPIFAPWLHRAEFHGIRSGVALPVGEGDQRIGALMFYSTQPDMFDTQVVGMLMGVARNLSHGIATLRMRARHQQIAKELAESEQRYRSLVELAPDAIVVHGHGSILFANHAAIHAFGASSWAPLTGRAVLDLVHPDSRGDALERLDSPPPGHVLNHYRLLRLDGSAFDAEVLACSISFRGLPARLLVVRDISERTRVQETLLQTAKLATLGEMAAGLVHELSQPLNIIRLTSEGALMLIERDKASQEFQTQQFALIAEQCERTAEIIDDIRIFSRRDTTPIQVFDAALAVRSAIEVLDGQFRPDGIVVHLELPSGPLPVRGRRIQLEQVMMNLLNNAHHALRDSKESMPADWSGEISVRAARQGDHVEIAIADNGPGLPESMKAHLFEPFFTTKEAGRGTGLGLSVSHGLITAMKGCLTLQDSKVGAYFVISLPLDLDAAGPVPLPALSPGLAQAGSDDAHILVVDDETTAARTLARYLRELGYRVSIAGTGLEAWKLFSDDPADVVITDLRMPAGNGEQLVEKLRDYDPLLPIVIVTGHLGATERVAANLEDDRCAVLKKPVALAQLGELVTVFLKPPT; encoded by the coding sequence ATGTCCCAGGGCAGCGACAGGAATACCGGCCGGCGCCGGATGGATCAGGCCGCAAATCTGCTGGTCCGCGCCACCGAAGCGCTGCTGCAGGCCTCGGACGAATTGGAACTGCTGGAACAGATCTGCCTGATCGGCGCCGAGGCCGGTCATTGCCTTGCCTGGATCGGCTATGCCGGGCAGCCGCCCGAACGCAAGGTGACGGTCATGGCCCGCGCCGGCCTGGCCGCCGACTATCTCGACGATCTGGCCCTCAGTTGGAACGACGACGAAGCCGGCCAGGGTCCCACCGGCATCGCCATCCGCAGCGGCCAGCCCTATGTGCTGGCCGACACACGATCCGATCCGATCTTCGCCCCCTGGCTCCACAGGGCGGAGTTCCACGGCATCCGCTCGGGCGTCGCGCTGCCGGTGGGCGAAGGCGACCAGCGCATCGGCGCCCTGATGTTCTATTCCACCCAGCCCGACATGTTCGACACCCAGGTGGTCGGCATGCTGATGGGGGTGGCCCGCAACCTGTCCCACGGCATCGCCACCCTGCGCATGCGCGCCCGCCACCAGCAGATCGCCAAGGAACTGGCCGAGAGCGAACAGCGCTACCGCTCGCTGGTGGAATTGGCCCCCGACGCAATCGTCGTCCATGGCCACGGTTCCATCCTGTTCGCCAACCATGCGGCCATCCACGCCTTCGGCGCCAGTTCCTGGGCACCGCTCACCGGTCGGGCGGTCCTCGATCTGGTCCACCCCGACAGCCGTGGCGACGCGCTGGAACGCCTGGACTCGCCGCCGCCCGGCCACGTCCTCAACCACTACCGGCTGCTGCGCCTGGACGGCTCGGCCTTCGACGCCGAAGTCCTGGCCTGCTCCATCTCCTTCCGCGGCCTGCCGGCCCGCCTGCTGGTCGTCCGCGACATCAGCGAGCGCACCAGGGTGCAGGAGACCCTGCTGCAGACCGCCAAGCTGGCCACCTTGGGCGAAATGGCCGCCGGGCTGGTCCACGAACTGTCCCAGCCGCTGAACATCATCCGCCTGACCTCCGAGGGCGCCCTGATGCTGATCGAGCGCGACAAGGCCAGCCAGGAGTTCCAGACCCAGCAATTCGCCCTGATCGCCGAGCAGTGCGAGCGCACCGCCGAGATCATCGACGACATCCGCATCTTCTCGCGCCGCGACACCACGCCCATCCAGGTGTTCGACGCCGCCCTGGCGGTACGCTCGGCCATCGAGGTGCTGGACGGCCAGTTCCGTCCCGACGGCATCGTCGTCCACCTGGAACTGCCTTCCGGCCCGCTGCCGGTACGCGGCCGGCGCATCCAGTTGGAGCAGGTGATGATGAACCTGCTCAACAATGCCCATCACGCTCTGCGCGACTCCAAGGAGTCCATGCCGGCCGACTGGAGCGGCGAGATTTCCGTCCGCGCCGCCCGCCAGGGCGACCATGTGGAGATCGCCATCGCCGACAACGGCCCCGGCCTGCCCGAGAGCATGAAGGCCCACCTGTTCGAGCCGTTCTTCACCACCAAGGAGGCCGGACGCGGCACCGGCCTCGGCCTGTCGGTCAGCCACGGCCTGATCACCGCCATGAAGGGCTGCCTGACCCTGCAAGACAGCAAGGTGGGGGCCTATTTCGTCATCAGCCTGCCCCTGGACCTGGACGCCGCCGGGCCGGTTCCCCTGCCCGCCCTGTCACCCGGCCTGGCCCAGGCCGGATCGGACGACGCCCATATCCTGGTGGTGGACGACGAGACCACCGCCGCCCGGACCCTGGCCCGCTACCTGCGGGAGCTGGGCTACCGGGTCAGCATCGCCGGCACCGGTCTCGAAGCCTGGAAGCTGTTTTCCGACGACCCCGCCGACGTGGTCATCACCGACCTGCGCATGCCGGCCGGCAATGGCGAGCAACTGGTGGAGAAGCTGCGCGACTATGATCCGCTGCTGCCCATCGTCATCGTCACCGGCCATCTGGGTGCCACCGAACGGGTAGCCGCCAATCTGGAGGATGACCGCTGCGCCGTTCTGAAAAAGCCGGTGGCTCTGGCACAACTGGGGGAATTAGTCACGGTGTTCCTTAAGCCTCCGACCTAG
- a CDS encoding L,D-transpeptidase family protein yields MSSRPLLFSLTMGLAVFGWEPSAQAQSAAETQRRLEAAITAAPLVEPAPEGKALRDFYRGRQGQAAWSSATAEALLREARALATAQGLDPATYALPTAGSDLDGDVLVSATLLRFGRDLAIGAVPPARNVGGFGAETRNDFDGVRFLKALAEGKPLAEQIETVSPHYVGYVRLRDGLEKARAIAVSGGWPTLPDGAKLVPGETDERVQVLRRRLIASGDLGEAFSEGKTYDGPLIEAVKRFQLRHGLDPDATIGGKTLAHLNVPADARARQIAVNLERWRWMPRTFGRNHIAVNIAAQQMEVVEDGNITMTMRVVVGDTKHPTPSMNTTMSSVVLNPAWRVPTSIANKEILPKLRKDPNYLSSSKLQIVDYPEGSPESAGDGVDWNAIGKKFPYRLRQPPGPDNALGQLKFNLTDSDDIYMHDTPNRKAFGRSYRALSHGCVRLERPVELGEMLLGSRWQGKLAENISANRSTRTLMLERTTPVYMMYWTAWADESGNLHFRDDLYGHDRRLMTALERARTPAIRPATGRTAGAS; encoded by the coding sequence TTGTCGTCGCGCCCGCTGCTTTTCTCTCTGACCATGGGCCTGGCCGTCTTCGGCTGGGAGCCATCGGCGCAGGCCCAATCCGCCGCTGAAACCCAGCGCCGGCTCGAGGCGGCCATCACCGCCGCCCCGCTGGTCGAACCCGCCCCCGAGGGCAAGGCGCTGCGCGACTTCTATCGCGGGCGCCAGGGGCAGGCCGCCTGGAGTTCCGCCACCGCCGAAGCCCTGCTGCGCGAGGCCCGCGCCCTGGCGACGGCCCAGGGTCTCGACCCCGCCACCTATGCCTTGCCGACGGCGGGAAGCGATTTGGACGGCGACGTGCTGGTCAGCGCCACGCTGCTGCGCTTCGGACGCGATCTGGCCATCGGCGCGGTGCCGCCCGCCCGCAATGTCGGCGGGTTCGGCGCCGAGACGCGCAATGATTTCGACGGGGTCCGCTTCCTCAAGGCGCTGGCCGAGGGCAAGCCCCTGGCCGAGCAGATCGAGACGGTCTCCCCCCATTACGTCGGTTATGTCCGGCTGCGCGACGGTCTGGAAAAGGCCCGCGCCATCGCCGTTTCCGGCGGCTGGCCCACCCTTCCCGACGGCGCCAAGCTGGTCCCCGGCGAGACCGACGAGCGCGTACAGGTACTGCGCCGCCGCCTGATCGCCTCGGGCGACCTGGGAGAGGCCTTCTCCGAGGGCAAGACCTATGACGGCCCGCTGATCGAGGCGGTGAAGCGCTTCCAGCTCCGCCACGGCCTCGATCCCGACGCCACCATCGGCGGCAAGACGCTGGCCCATCTCAACGTTCCCGCCGACGCGCGGGCCCGGCAGATCGCCGTCAATCTGGAACGCTGGCGCTGGATGCCCCGCACGTTCGGGCGCAACCACATCGCCGTCAATATCGCCGCCCAGCAGATGGAAGTGGTCGAGGACGGCAACATCACCATGACCATGCGGGTGGTGGTGGGCGACACCAAGCACCCGACGCCGAGCATGAACACCACCATGAGTTCGGTGGTGCTCAACCCCGCCTGGCGGGTGCCGACCAGCATCGCCAACAAGGAAATCCTGCCCAAGCTGCGCAAGGACCCCAACTACCTGAGCAGCAGCAAGCTCCAGATCGTCGACTACCCCGAGGGCAGCCCCGAATCGGCGGGCGACGGCGTGGACTGGAACGCCATCGGCAAGAAGTTCCCCTATCGCCTGCGTCAGCCGCCGGGGCCGGACAACGCCCTGGGCCAGTTGAAGTTCAACCTGACCGATTCCGACGACATCTACATGCACGACACCCCCAACCGGAAGGCCTTCGGCCGCTCGTACCGGGCGCTGTCCCATGGCTGCGTGCGGCTGGAACGGCCGGTGGAACTGGGCGAGATGCTGCTGGGCTCGCGCTGGCAGGGCAAGCTGGCCGAAAACATCTCCGCCAACCGCTCGACCCGCACCCTGATGCTGGAGCGGACCACGCCGGTTTATATGATGTACTGGACCGCCTGGGCCGACGAGAGCGGAAATCTCCACTTCCGCGACGACCTTTACGGCCACGACCGCCGGCTGATGACCGCCCTGGAGCGCGCCCGCACTCCGGCCATCCGTCCGGCCACGGGCCGCACCGCCGGCGCGTCCTGA
- a CDS encoding response regulator transcription factor encodes MQILVADDHKLVRDGLRPFLQELEPGVEILDAATLGEAIKVIDETPGIGLVLLDLMMPGMDGLSGLQQIKSRVPETPVVIVSGYSTRDHVVSAVQAGAAGFIPKTVSGTAMVNALRLVLSGEKYLPSSTFFEDPSNQTITPVTAKPAGAPPPFDRLSRREGEILAQLVEGRTNKEIAIALSLQEITIKVHLRNVYRKIGAANRAQAVRIALQSGWVMPEVIN; translated from the coding sequence ATGCAAATCCTGGTGGCCGATGACCACAAGCTGGTCCGCGATGGGTTGAGACCCTTTCTCCAGGAGCTCGAGCCCGGCGTGGAAATCCTCGACGCCGCCACCCTGGGTGAAGCCATCAAGGTTATCGATGAAACCCCAGGTATCGGCCTTGTCCTTCTGGACCTGATGATGCCCGGCATGGACGGGCTCTCCGGTCTGCAGCAGATCAAGTCCCGCGTTCCGGAAACCCCGGTGGTGATCGTCTCGGGCTATTCCACCCGCGACCACGTGGTGTCGGCCGTGCAGGCCGGCGCCGCCGGCTTCATCCCCAAGACGGTCAGCGGCACCGCCATGGTCAATGCGCTGCGTCTGGTGCTGTCGGGCGAGAAGTACCTGCCGTCCAGCACGTTCTTCGAGGACCCCAGCAACCAGACCATCACTCCGGTCACCGCCAAGCCGGCCGGCGCGCCGCCGCCCTTCGACCGCCTGTCGCGGCGCGAGGGCGAGATTCTCGCCCAGTTGGTCGAGGGCCGCACCAACAAGGAAATCGCCATCGCCCTGTCGCTGCAGGAAATCACCATCAAGGTCCACCTGCGCAACGTCTACCGCAAGATCGGCGCCGCCAACCGCGCCCAAGCGGTGCGTATCGCCCTGCAATCGGGCTGGGTGATGCCGGAAGTCATCAACTGA
- a CDS encoding DUF882 domain-containing protein, whose translation MFDKAKSRRGFLGLGLSAAATLVVSNPVEAAVRRLPERQIHLYNTHTGETFKSVYWAEGHYQTKCIAQISRFLRDHRNNQVHPIDPKLLDLMTSVQRKVGAKGPIHIICGYRSPTTNAIMASLSDGVATQSLHTQGKAVDIRLPGHGTRMVGRAALSLKGGGVGMYPESDFVHIDTGRVRTW comes from the coding sequence ATGTTCGATAAGGCGAAGAGCCGACGTGGCTTCCTTGGACTCGGTCTGAGCGCGGCAGCCACCCTGGTGGTCAGCAATCCGGTCGAGGCCGCGGTCCGCCGCCTGCCGGAACGCCAGATCCATCTGTACAACACCCACACGGGCGAGACCTTCAAGTCCGTCTATTGGGCCGAGGGGCACTACCAGACCAAGTGCATCGCCCAGATCAGCCGCTTCCTGCGCGATCACCGCAACAATCAGGTCCACCCCATCGACCCCAAGCTGCTCGACCTGATGACCTCGGTCCAGCGCAAGGTGGGGGCCAAGGGGCCGATCCACATCATCTGCGGCTACCGCTCGCCGACCACCAACGCCATCATGGCCTCGCTCAGCGACGGCGTCGCCACCCAGTCCCTGCACACCCAGGGCAAGGCGGTGGATATCCGGCTGCCCGGCCACGGCACCCGCATGGTGGGCAGAGCCGCCCTGTCGCTCAAGGGCGGCGGCGTCGGCATGTATCCCGAATCCGATTTCGTCCACATCGACACCGGTCGCGTGCGGACCTGGTAG